Part of the Weissella coleopterorum genome is shown below.
AAGATAAATAATGGCGAATCAGTCATAGATTGTCCATCACGCACCTCATATAAGATACTATTTTTCTCAATTTTAGCATGATCATAATTACGATCATAATAACCTCGATATGGACGAGATGGATCATAATATCGAGGTAAATATTTTCTGGCACGTTTAGCCGCTATTTTAATAAACTTATTCATTTCACCTTTTATTTCCTTATTTTTAAAATATTTTATCTATATTAGCAATAGAGGGAGAGTCATCGTAAAATGAATCTCCCTCTATTAATTTATCTATTTAATGATATCATATGCGAAGTTAAAACCACTATCTAAATCAAATTCGTGACGTAAGTCATTGAACGCGGCGTTAATCACTTGATCCATATCAAAATAACGGTATTGACCTAGGCGACCACCAAAGAGAATTTTATCTTCATTGGCTCGTGCTTCTTTTGCATATTGTTTATACATATTAGTATTTTTTTCATCGTTAACTGGGTAGTAAGCTTCTTTACTACGATCCCACGCCTGTGGATATTCGCGCGTAATGACCGTCTTCCCTTCATCAGCTAACCCATCAAAATGACGCCATTCCATTACTCGTGTATATGGTGTTTCAGCGTCCGTGTAATTAATTACTGCATTTCCTTGATAGTTATCACTGTCAATTGTCTCGCTCTCAAAACGCAATGAGCGATATTCCAACTCACCATACTTATAATCAAAGAATTGATCAATCATTCCCGTATAAACGATCCGGGGGAACTCAGCCATATATTCATCCCGATGTGCAAAGAAGTCAGCATTGACTTGTACATCAATTAAATCATTGTCCATAATCAAACGATCAAAGATTTGCGTGTAACCCCCAACCGGGATTCCTTGATAGCGGTGATTGAAATAATTATTATCGTAAATAAATCGGACTGGCAAACGCTTAATGATGAAAGCTGGTAAATCCGTGGCTTTACGTCCCCATTGCTTTTCAGTATAACCTTTAATTAACTTTTCATAGATTTCAGTCCCGATCAATGAAATGGCTTGTTCTTCAAGATTACGAGGAGCTTTTCCATCCATTGCTGCAACTGCTGTCGCTTTTTGTTCATCAATCTTAGCTTTCGCTTCTGCAGGAGTCTTAGTTCCCCACATCTCATAGAATGTATTCATGTTAAAGGGCAAATTGTAAAGTGAGCCATTGTAATTGGCCACAACTTGATTTTGAAATCCATTAAATTCTGCAAACTTCCGAATATAATCCCAGACTTCTTTATTATCAGTATGAAAAATATGCGCCCCAAAATCATGCACCGTAATTCCGTGTTCACTGTGCGTATACATATTCCCACCAATATGAGAACGCTTTTCAATGATTAACGAACGCTTACCACGTTTAGCTGCCTCGTAGGCAAAAACCGAACCATAAGGTCCTGCTCCAACAATTAAATAATCATACTTTTTATCGTTCAAAGTCATTGGTTTTATTCCTCTCAATTACATTCAACTGCAACACAATGCAACTCATAGTCTAATTTCATAAAATTGAAAGATGAAAATACCTATCAACCATTAGTTATTCACTACCCCAAATAATTTTTAAATTATTAAATGTCATGTCTTTTTTTATATACTTTTTAGGAACACGTTCACTCATAATATCCATTACTATCTTTTCAGACATTGATTTGAAATTATAAAAAGAGTTAATATTTCTATCCGATTCTCTCAAATAAATCTCATTTTTATTCAAATAATAATCTAACATATTTGATAAATCAACAGCATCATTAGCACTTTTCCCATATGGTAGATTTTTTAAATCGAAATAGCTACCTTGCATTAATTCATATTTTTTCAAATCAAATTGATAGAAAATTATAGGTTTATTCTGTATAGCAAAATCCCATACTACTGAAGAATAATCTGAAATAATTAAATCACTTTCTATTTCCAATCTTTCCACTGTAATACTTGAGTCATCTATAATTTCAACAAATTCTGATCTATTTGTTTTATATAGTAAATGACTAAATCTTCTAATGTTAGGATGTAAATAAACAATCAATTTTGTTTTATGTTTCTTTAATTTATTTAGTAATTCATCATTTTGCAAAAGTTCCCTAATTTTATTAAAGTATTCAGAATTAACAAACTCAATATCACTTAGTTTATCTACCCAAGGACGCCATGTAGGAAAGTATAGTATTTGATTATATTTTATTTTGGTACTATTATTTAATTCATCCCAACGAGGATACCCTAATTTACGAACTCTATCTCTGGGAAATCCTAGAGATTCTCGATGAATATTATAATCAAAATTACTCCCAACCGAAACACGATCATACAAACCTGATTTGTAACTATAATCACTTGTCATACGTTTTAACGCCAATACACCATGTCCCAAATAATAAGTCGGTATTTCTCTAATTTTATTAACAAAAAAACCTGATGTTTTGTAAAGTGATAGTAACTCTAATGGGAAAATTGAAGTTATTAATTCCTTTGCTGTCAATAATGCATAAAAATATTCCACTGAATATAAATCTATTACATCCTCAGAATATAAATTTTTCACCCGTTCATAATGTGGTGATTCGGGATTAATAACATACTTAAATTCATTATTGTCTTTATTACTGTTTTTTGCTGATTTAAAAATAGCAAATGCATTATCTTGGGCAAACCAAGTTTCTCTTTCAAAAACTAGTCTAGAAGAATTAGCAGATTTTTTATTAGGAAGCACTAATTTATTTTCAATCTTATAAATTTGATACGCCAGTTTCATATTATCTAAAACGTCAGAATCTTCTAACTTTGTTTTTGGGCGCGCTCTTAAGATAAAACTACCATTTGAAAGATATTGTGGATCAATTATAGTTCCCGGAATTGTAGAATTGAACCAATTCTTTTTTCCAATGGCAAAAATATTATTATACACTTCCTTACTTGTACATTTAATTTTTAATTTATAATTATAACCTGATCCTTCGATCACAACACCAAATGCCCATTGTCCCATCAATCCAAAATCTTTTTTTAGAAAAAAAGCATCAATTTTATAAACTTGGTTATTTTCATCAAAAAGCACACTATAATTAACAGACTTTATTTGACTTTGTTCTGCAGATCTGACCAAAAATAAGCTTGGATTTATTTCGATATTCTTATTAGAACTAAATAAAAATCCTAATGTAAATGTTGCACTAATGTGTATACATTCTACATCATCACTAATACTATCCACTGCTCCACTATATGGTATTTCCAATAATTCCGAGTCAACAT
Proteins encoded:
- a CDS encoding CDP-glycerol glycerophosphotransferase family protein, yielding MLDKNYDIINIDKIEYKDGTLNVKSHMNDVFFDKLILEKKINSAETSIVFKQFNETIELNLNLSDLSDLRGGYRIFAVRNNRKYAFKYDIFTNKNIWEKKEKLDVRSANPFSFYLGTDQNNLLEILIDVSANVDSELLEIPYSGAVDSISDDVECIHISATFTLGFLFSSNKNIEINPSLFLVRSAEQSQIKSVNYSVLFDENNQVYKIDAFFLKKDFGLMGQWAFGVVIEGSGYNYKLKIKCTSKEVYNNIFAIGKKNWFNSTIPGTIIDPQYLSNGSFILRARPKTKLEDSDVLDNMKLAYQIYKIENKLVLPNKKSANSSRLVFERETWFAQDNAFAIFKSAKNSNKDNNEFKYVINPESPHYERVKNLYSEDVIDLYSVEYFYALLTAKELITSIFPLELLSLYKTSGFFVNKIREIPTYYLGHGVLALKRMTSDYSYKSGLYDRVSVGSNFDYNIHRESLGFPRDRVRKLGYPRWDELNNSTKIKYNQILYFPTWRPWVDKLSDIEFVNSEYFNKIRELLQNDELLNKLKKHKTKLIVYLHPNIRRFSHLLYKTNRSEFVEIIDDSSITVERLEIESDLIISDYSSVVWDFAIQNKPIIFYQFDLKKYELMQGSYFDLKNLPYGKSANDAVDLSNMLDYYLNKNEIYLRESDRNINSFYNFKSMSEKIVMDIMSERVPKKYIKKDMTFNNLKIIWGSE
- the glf gene encoding UDP-galactopyranose mutase, with translation MTLNDKKYDYLIVGAGPYGSVFAYEAAKRGKRSLIIEKRSHIGGNMYTHSEHGITVHDFGAHIFHTDNKEVWDYIRKFAEFNGFQNQVVANYNGSLYNLPFNMNTFYEMWGTKTPAEAKAKIDEQKATAVAAMDGKAPRNLEEQAISLIGTEIYEKLIKGYTEKQWGRKATDLPAFIIKRLPVRFIYDNNYFNHRYQGIPVGGYTQIFDRLIMDNDLIDVQVNADFFAHRDEYMAEFPRIVYTGMIDQFFDYKYGELEYRSLRFESETIDSDNYQGNAVINYTDAETPYTRVMEWRHFDGLADEGKTVITREYPQAWDRSKEAYYPVNDEKNTNMYKQYAKEARANEDKILFGGRLGQYRYFDMDQVINAAFNDLRHEFDLDSGFNFAYDIIK